Below is a genomic region from Candidatus Latescibacterota bacterium.
GTGAAGTCCGCAATATGCTTCGGGATTCCGGATTTAGACTGGATGATTACGGGGGAACTCTTTTTCTGCCGATCGGGGGAGCCGCGGTAGAAAAGCTTGATTGTGTGATCGCCGATCTAGTTGGAAAGTCTTTTCTGGGCCAACTCGGTATGAGGAGTTTCTATGTCTGTACAGCTGCCGTGTGAAACTTTGATCAGTAAGATCGTCGATACAGGGTTGTGCACAAGGTGTGGGACGTGTGTGGGGGTCTGTCATCTCGATAATATATCTATTCCCGACTATATGGGTGATTGTCTTCCAAGTGCTGGAAACAGGTGTGATTCATGTGGATTATGTCTTTCTTCCTGTCCCGGAGGGGAAGTCGATTTTTCAAGACTTGAAAAAAGATTTATATGTGATTCAAAGACGGATCCATTTACCGGTATTGTAAAAAGTGCATGGGTCGCTCGCGCTGTCGACGAAAAGGTAAGGGCATCTGGCGCCAGCGGTGGAATAGTCACAGCGTTGCTGAACTTTCTCATCGAGACAGACAATGCGGATGGGGCGCTTGTATATTCCATGGACAGAGATAAACCCTTCGTCGGGAGAGGTGTGATAGCCAGGTCCAAGGCAGAAGTAGCAGAAGCATCTCAGAGCAAATATCATCTCAGTCCGATGAACGAGGCACTTGCGGATCTTAGAGACGCCGAGAGGATAGCAGTAAGCGGTCTTCCATGCCAGATTCATGGAATTAGAAAATTGCAGGATTCGGGTTGGGAGAAAGCTTCGTCCATAGGCCCATGTGTGGGTATATACTGCGGAAACAATCTGTATTATGAAGCTACCAGGGTGATGATGAAAAAGATGGGAGTCAAGTCTTTAGAGGATGTGAAAAGACTTTCGTATCGAGAAGGAGACTGGCCCGGATATTTTTCAGTGGTCAATAAGAATGACGAATCTTTGAGGGTATCCAAGCTGGATTTCAATCAGGCTATCCCCTTTTATATAAATCATAGATGCTTGTTCTGCACGGACCTGACAAACGAGCTTAGTGATATAAGTGTGGGGGATGCCTGGTCGAAAGAGGGTTTGGAAGAGGGTGGATGGTCGATAGTCCTGGCGAGAACCGGGGAGGGTGAGAAGCTTGTAAGAAGTGCAATCGAGACTGGAATCATCATAGCAGAGGATATCAGCCATCAAGAGGTCCTTTCCATGCATGCGCATGCTTTTGATCTGAAGAAATATGGGTCATGGCTGAGAGTCAGTGCCTGGAAGTATCTGGGGTATAAAGTCCCATCGTTCAATCAGGCTCGCCCAGATATCAAAACAGGCAGAAAAATAGCTGAAATACTATTCTCGATGCAATTCATGCTTTGTTCTTCAAAAGTCGGGCGAAAGATGTTCTCTCTCCTTCCGGTAGGAGCACTTGGTCCGATTTTCAGATGGTTGCGCAGGACATGGATAAATATTTCCCGCCGGAACTGATCAAGTGTATTGAAAAACTCGGAAAATATTTCCCTTTTGAACCGTTTTTTCGCTAAAGGTTCTCTTATCCCATGACGAAAGAAGAAGAAGGAGCAGAACGACCGGACGCTATTAAACGGAGGTTCTGAAATGGTACTCCTGAATCCGGCTGCGAGTCGGGGTCATAGTGGGCAGGAGATAAGGGCCGATCTCAGACCGAAATTGGCGGCAAGGATGAACAATCCGTCACCATCGGAACGAGTGGCCAAGCCTTCTGAAGGAGAGTATGCGACTCCTGCTGACCTCGGAAGCAGTGCTAGAGACCACTGCCTGCGTGAATCGATCGACGCCATCAGAGCACGGCTGAAGACTGAGGATAAACTTCTCAAGGACGTAACAGCCGAAGCCAGAGCGGAGGGAAATAAGACATATGATGCCCTCGCGCGCTTCAGAGAGAAAGAAGAGACTTCTGGAGTTATCGTCGATGAACACGGTTAAACTATTGACCGCAGGGGTTTTCGTTCGATACATTTATATGTATGAATGAAATATCCGGATTTACGTATGGTAGAAAAAACCGCCGCTGGGAGAGATCGGTCCTTGAAGAGGGTGGTCTCTTCCTGGTCGGCGGCATTGTACGCGACATTCTTCTCGGCAGGGCAGAGGAGAAGGTGGATGCCGACTATCTTGTAACAGGAATAGAGCTGGAGAGGCTGATCGACATTCTACGGCCACACGGGAAGATCGATTTTGTCGGCAAATCCTTTGGTGTACTTAAGTTCAGAGAACCTGGTTATGAGTCTGTTGATATATCCCTGCCAAGAAATGAATCGTCAACGGGACCCCGCCACAGGGATTTTAATGTCAGCTACGATCCATTTCTGCCGATTGAAAAAGACCTCGTCAGGCGCGACTTTACTATAAATTCAATGGCTATCGATCTGGACGGTATGATGTTGGTTGACCCGCTCGATGGAAAATCGGATCTTGCGGCGGCACTATTGAGAGTCAATCGCAGGGAATCTTTTGTCGAGGATCCTCTGAGGATAATCAGGGGCATTCAGTTTATGGCCAGATTAGAATTGTCAGTCGAGAAAAACACTGCAGTCATGATGAAGAAACATTCGCACAGGCTCAGAAATATTTCGCCTGAGCGTATCAGGATGGAACTTGACAAGCTTCTGCTTCTTTCTGAGAGACCCTCAAGCGCTTTTATCTTCATGCATGAGAATTCTATTTTAGATAAGATCCTGCCTGAACTGGAAGAAACATGGGGTGTGGAACAAAACGAATTTCACAAGTACGATCTGTTTACCCATTCAGTGATGGCATGTGATCTGGCTCCGCCAGAGCTGCATCTCAGGCTTGCAGCCCTATTCCATGATCTGGGAAAGAAAAGCACAAGGAGAGAATATAAAGGTAAGATCGTATTTTATAGGCACGAAGAAGACAGTGCCAGATCGGCCGCAGCAATAATGCGAAGGCTTAAATATTCAAATGAACTGGTAGACAGAGTCGAACACCTGATACGTCACCACATGTTTTTCATAACGGAGGAATGGTCTGATTCAGCGATAAGGAGATTTGTAGCAAGAGTCGGTGTAGAAAACGTGGATGATCTTATGGTGTTGAGGATGGCGGATGGAAAATCCAGAGGGGAGTCGGGAGAGGAAACGGAAAATGAAGTGAAGTACTCTATGCGGCGAATTGAAGAGGTAATCAGGATAGATTCAGCATTCAAGAGGAGTGACCTGAATATTAATGGAAAAGATCTGATAAAAGAGATTGGATTGGCCGAGGGAAGGAAAATCGGGTTCGTTCTGGATAAGCTTCTTGATTCGGTGCTCGATGATCCAGCTATCAACACGAGGGATCAACTTCTAAAGATCGCCAGGAAGCTGTATGGGGATATAAAGAAAGGAGAGTTCCTGTAACCTGGTGTCAGGGGCAATGCATGGCGTGAACCCCGCTTGAATGGATAGTCGGGTCACAAATACTGCCTGCAAAACCTATGGAAAGAGGGAATTACAGGAACTCTCGAGAACAAATATAGGTGATAATACCTATGTTGTCAACAAGAGAAATACTGAATTTATCGAATATTCAAAAAATAATCGAATTTAAGACAGGAGAACAAAGATGAGAAGAGTAGAAAAACTCATAAAGGAGATGCAGAAGCAGCTTTTCCCCTATCATCACGAGCATGACATTGAGAGAGGGATGAAGAGATGGGATGTCGGAGAAGGAGAATATCTTTCTTCATGGCTTCTTATGCAGCTCAAAGCGTGTCATTCAAAGAGCGGGTGCGATAAAAGGGGAAAATGTATATTCTATGAATATGGAGATCTGGCAAAAAGGAATTTCGAAATATGTAACGAGATCCAGCTTCGACTGGAAAATGGCGATATACGATGTCTTTTAGAAAAAGACGATGAAAAGACAGACTGACAAGAGCTGCCAATAGCAGCCATAATGACACTAATGGCAGTATCTGTCATGACAGTCCTAACTGCCAATTTCAGGTGTTCACTTCTGATATTCTCATATCGTATTATTATACTATAAGTTACCAACGCAATTTGTTATTGTATTCTGGCATGTTACTTGTATTATGTTATTTAAAGTATATCAGTATCGTGGCTTATTTTTGGAGGGTGGCAATGAGCAAGATTATAGGAATCGATCTGGGAACGACAAATTCATGTGTAGCGGTCATAGAAGGCGGAGAACCTGTGATCATCCCCAATCCCGAGGGTGGAAGGACCACACCCTCGATCGCCGGATTCAAAGACGACGAGAAATTGGTGGGGACTCTGGCAAAGCGCCAGGCTGTGACGAATCCGACTGATACCGTATTCTCGATCAAGAGATTCATGGGGAGAAAATTCTCGGAAGTCGAAATGGAGATATCAGAAGTTCCGTACAAAGTAAAAAAAGGGCCGAATGGTGATGTCAGGATAATGGCGAGTGGTAAGGAATATTCACCTCCGGAGATCTCGGCCATGACTCTGCAGTATCTCAAAGAGGCGGCGGAGACGTATCTAGGCGAAAAGGTGACGAAAGCAGTCATCACAGTTCCTGCCTACTTTAATGACAGCCAGAGGCAGGCGACCAAGGACGCTGGAAAGATCGCTGGGCTTGAAGTAGAGAGGATCATCAACGAGCCTACTGCAGCATCTTTGGCATATGGCCTCGACAAAAAAGGCGAAAAGACCATTGCTGTTTTCGATCTCGGCGGCGGTACGTTTGATGTATCAGTTCTTGAGCTTGGAGAATCAGTATTTGAAGTCAAGGCTACGAACGGAGACACCCACCTGGGTGGGGATGATTTCGATAAGAGGGTGATCGACTGGCTGGTTTCGGAATTCAAGAAAGATCAGGGAATAGACATATCGAGCGATCCAATGGCTCTTCAACGCCTGAAAGAAGCAGCCGAGAAAGCAAAATGTGAACTCTCGACAGTGCCTCAAGCGGACATAAACCTGCCATTTATTACTGCAGACAGCTCTGGCCCCAAGCATCTCAATGTCAAACTCACGAGGGCTAAATTCGAACAGTTGACCGAAGACCTTGTCCAGAGGACTGTCGGGCCTTGCAAAAACGCGCTAAAGGACGCTGGACTTTCAGCTTCGGATATCCAGGAAGTCATACTCGTCGGCGGAACGACAAGGATGCCGGCTGTACATGCAAAGGTGAAGGAGATTTTCGGTCGTGAACCGCATCAGGGAGTCAATCCTGACGAAGTAGTAGCTCTTGGCGCCGCGATCCAGGGTGGAGTACTCGCGGGGGATGTGCATGATGTCCTTCTTCTCGATGTCACTCCTCTTTCACTCGGCATCGAGACTCTGGGTGGCGTGATGACGAGATTGATAGACAGGAACTCTACTATTCCCACAAGGAAGAGTGAGATATTCTCTACTGCCGCGGATAACCAGACCACAGTGGAGATTCATGTTCTCCAGGGAGAGAGGGAGATGGCGTCGAGCAATAAGTCGATCGGTCGTTTCCAGCTCGCAGGCCTGCCTCCAGCCTCAAGGGGAATTCCCCAGATCGAGGTGACTTTTGACATCGACGCTAACGGTATACTGAATGTTGCCGCAAAAGATAAGGCTACAGATAAGGAACAGAAGATCATTATCCAGGCTTCCAGCGGATTGTCTGACGATGATATAGACAGGATGGTAGGAGAAGCAGAAGTCCACGCGAGTGAAGATAAGACAAAACGTGAGTTGATCGATATCAAGAACCAGGCAGACCAGATGGCCTACCAGACCGAGAAACAGATTGAGGAACACAAGGACAAGATCCCTTCCGGGGACATGGATGAATTGAGAAAAGTCCTTGAAGAGCTGAAGGAATCCTCCAAGGTCGATGATGTGGAAAGAATCAAAAAAGCAATAGAAGCACATAACTCGGTATGGCAGAAAGCTGCCCAGGCGATGTATCAGAACGCGGCCCCTGAACAGCAGCCCGAGGGGGAACAGCCTGAGGATGGCGGGGATAAGACGGGAGAATCGAAAGAAGACGATCAGGTCGTCGATGC
It encodes:
- a CDS encoding Coenzyme F420 hydrogenase/dehydrogenase, beta subunit C-terminal domain, which encodes MSVQLPCETLISKIVDTGLCTRCGTCVGVCHLDNISIPDYMGDCLPSAGNRCDSCGLCLSSCPGGEVDFSRLEKRFICDSKTDPFTGIVKSAWVARAVDEKVRASGASGGIVTALLNFLIETDNADGALVYSMDRDKPFVGRGVIARSKAEVAEASQSKYHLSPMNEALADLRDAERIAVSGLPCQIHGIRKLQDSGWEKASSIGPCVGIYCGNNLYYEATRVMMKKMGVKSLEDVKRLSYREGDWPGYFSVVNKNDESLRVSKLDFNQAIPFYINHRCLFCTDLTNELSDISVGDAWSKEGLEEGGWSIVLARTGEGEKLVRSAIETGIIIAEDISHQEVLSMHAHAFDLKKYGSWLRVSAWKYLGYKVPSFNQARPDIKTGRKIAEILFSMQFMLCSSKVGRKMFSLLPVGALGPIFRWLRRTWINISRRN
- a CDS encoding HD domain-containing protein, translated to MNEISGFTYGRKNRRWERSVLEEGGLFLVGGIVRDILLGRAEEKVDADYLVTGIELERLIDILRPHGKIDFVGKSFGVLKFREPGYESVDISLPRNESSTGPRHRDFNVSYDPFLPIEKDLVRRDFTINSMAIDLDGMMLVDPLDGKSDLAAALLRVNRRESFVEDPLRIIRGIQFMARLELSVEKNTAVMMKKHSHRLRNISPERIRMELDKLLLLSERPSSAFIFMHENSILDKILPELEETWGVEQNEFHKYDLFTHSVMACDLAPPELHLRLAALFHDLGKKSTRREYKGKIVFYRHEEDSARSAAAIMRRLKYSNELVDRVEHLIRHHMFFITEEWSDSAIRRFVARVGVENVDDLMVLRMADGKSRGESGEETENEVKYSMRRIEEVIRIDSAFKRSDLNINGKDLIKEIGLAEGRKIGFVLDKLLDSVLDDPAINTRDQLLKIARKLYGDIKKGEFL
- the dnaK gene encoding molecular chaperone DnaK, with translation MSKIIGIDLGTTNSCVAVIEGGEPVIIPNPEGGRTTPSIAGFKDDEKLVGTLAKRQAVTNPTDTVFSIKRFMGRKFSEVEMEISEVPYKVKKGPNGDVRIMASGKEYSPPEISAMTLQYLKEAAETYLGEKVTKAVITVPAYFNDSQRQATKDAGKIAGLEVERIINEPTAASLAYGLDKKGEKTIAVFDLGGGTFDVSVLELGESVFEVKATNGDTHLGGDDFDKRVIDWLVSEFKKDQGIDISSDPMALQRLKEAAEKAKCELSTVPQADINLPFITADSSGPKHLNVKLTRAKFEQLTEDLVQRTVGPCKNALKDAGLSASDIQEVILVGGTTRMPAVHAKVKEIFGREPHQGVNPDEVVALGAAIQGGVLAGDVHDVLLLDVTPLSLGIETLGGVMTRLIDRNSTIPTRKSEIFSTAADNQTTVEIHVLQGEREMASSNKSIGRFQLAGLPPASRGIPQIEVTFDIDANGILNVAAKDKATDKEQKIIIQASSGLSDDDIDRMVGEAEVHASEDKTKRELIDIKNQADQMAYQTEKQIEEHKDKIPSGDMDELRKVLEELKESSKVDDVERIKKAIEAHNSVWQKAAQAMYQNAAPEQQPEGEQPEDGGDKTGESKEDDQVVDAEFEVIDDEEKK